A single genomic interval of Lysobacter avium harbors:
- a CDS encoding DUF1499 domain-containing protein has protein sequence MRLSRFVLVIALLGALLLLLAGPGTRMDLWDFRTGFGVMRWAAYIGLGAAAVAVLLLLVPSFRRAEGMALAAALLIGLVVAFVPWNAMRGARQVPPIHDISTDTERPPQFVDILPLRADAPNPADYGGAEIARQQLAAYPELGPYTSALPPAQAYGKALEAAKKMGWDIVASDPASGRIEASDTTMWFGFTDDVVIRVEAEGHGSRIDVRSVSRVGKSDVGTNAKRIRAYLAALARLG, from the coding sequence ATGCGCCTTTCCCGCTTCGTCCTTGTCATCGCGCTGCTTGGCGCGCTCCTGCTGTTGCTCGCCGGGCCCGGCACGCGGATGGATCTGTGGGATTTCCGCACCGGTTTCGGAGTGATGCGCTGGGCCGCCTACATCGGCCTGGGTGCGGCTGCAGTGGCGGTGCTGCTGTTGCTGGTTCCCTCATTCCGTCGGGCAGAAGGGATGGCGCTCGCGGCGGCTTTGCTGATTGGCCTGGTGGTTGCGTTCGTGCCCTGGAATGCGATGCGCGGCGCCAGGCAGGTGCCGCCGATCCACGATATAAGCACCGATACCGAGCGTCCGCCGCAGTTCGTGGACATCCTTCCCCTGCGCGCAGATGCACCCAATCCCGCTGACTACGGCGGCGCGGAGATTGCCCGGCAGCAGCTCGCCGCCTATCCGGAACTGGGTCCCTACACCAGCGCGCTGCCGCCAGCACAGGCATACGGGAAGGCGCTGGAGGCGGCGAAGAAAATGGGCTGGGACATCGTCGCCAGCGATCCGGCGAGCGGCCGCATCGAGGCCAGCGACACGACGATGTGGTTCGGCTTCACCGACGACGTGGTTATCCGGGTGGAAGCCGAAGGTCACGGCAGCCGTATCGATGTCCGCTCGGTGTCGCGGGTTGGCAAGAGCGATGTGGGGACCAACGCGAAGCGTATCCGGGCCTATCTGGCCGCGCTGGCACGCTTGGGATAG
- a CDS encoding HAD family hydrolase, with product MIGMVGFDADDTLWRSQDYFDEAQEAFEQILAPWADLDRPGARDRLYQVESGNIGVFGYGVKGMVLSMLEAAIELSDARISATDLQRILGLGKELLRHPVELLPGIAEAVEAIAREHPVVMITKGDLFHQESKVRDCGMADLFGRIEIVSEKDPATYRRLLAEFGLQAPQFLMIGNSLRSDILPVLALGGWGIHVPYHSTWVHERAAPVPEGERRFRQVNTAAALPAAVAELAAVAQRAP from the coding sequence ATGATCGGGATGGTCGGTTTTGATGCCGACGACACCTTGTGGCGCAGTCAGGATTATTTTGACGAGGCCCAGGAAGCCTTCGAGCAGATCCTGGCGCCCTGGGCCGACCTGGATCGGCCCGGTGCACGGGATCGGCTCTACCAGGTGGAGAGCGGCAACATCGGCGTGTTCGGCTATGGCGTCAAAGGCATGGTGCTGTCGATGCTGGAGGCCGCGATCGAACTGTCGGACGCGCGCATCAGCGCCACCGACCTGCAGCGCATCCTCGGCCTGGGCAAGGAACTGCTGCGCCATCCGGTGGAGTTGCTGCCGGGCATCGCCGAGGCCGTAGAGGCGATCGCCCGCGAGCACCCGGTGGTGATGATCACCAAGGGCGACCTCTTCCACCAGGAATCCAAGGTGCGCGATTGCGGCATGGCCGACCTGTTCGGCCGGATCGAGATCGTCAGCGAGAAGGATCCAGCGACCTATCGCCGTTTGCTTGCCGAGTTCGGCCTGCAGGCGCCGCAGTTCCTGATGATCGGCAATTCCCTTCGCTCCGACATCCTTCCCGTGCTGGCGCTGGGCGGTTGGGGCATCCATGTGCCGTATCACTCGACATGGGTGCACGAGCGCGCCGCGCCCGTCCCCGAGGGCGAGCGGCGTTTCCGCCAGGTGAACACCGCGGCGGCGCTGCCTGCAGCGGTAGCCGAACTGGCCGCCGTCGCACAGCGGGCGCCGTAG
- a CDS encoding PQQ-dependent sugar dehydrogenase: MRNAIPTILALALLVACSDGNGTPAATTATDDASQGMETSDRPFAVNEIAVFDEPWAMSFLPDGQHLLVTQKPGQLKLVGLDGRSAEITGVPEVAYGGQGGLGDVVLHPDFSSNGMIYISYAEAGERDTRGAAVARARLVTDAKGGGKLTGLEVIWRQVPKVKGEGHYGHRIAFGPDGYLWISSGERQKFDPAQDMASNLGKVLRLNDDGTIPADNPFAGDGKVASQVWSLGHRNPLGIAFNAKGELWEIEMGPKGGDELNLIERGANYGYPIVSNGDHYDGRPIPDHDTQPQFNAPAISWTPVISPSSLIFYSGDRFPSWKGSAFASGLSSQSLVRIAFDGDRASEAERFDMGERIRAVAQGPDGDLYLLEDGPKGRLLRLAPPSTE, encoded by the coding sequence ATGCGAAACGCCATTCCCACGATTCTCGCCCTGGCGTTGCTGGTCGCTTGCAGCGATGGCAACGGCACGCCCGCAGCGACGACAGCGACCGACGACGCGAGCCAGGGGATGGAGACCAGTGACCGCCCGTTCGCCGTAAACGAAATCGCCGTTTTCGACGAGCCGTGGGCAATGAGCTTCCTGCCTGACGGCCAGCACCTGCTGGTCACGCAGAAGCCGGGGCAGCTGAAACTGGTCGGCCTGGACGGCAGGTCCGCCGAGATCACCGGCGTGCCGGAGGTTGCCTACGGCGGCCAGGGCGGCTTGGGCGACGTGGTGCTGCATCCGGATTTCAGCAGCAACGGGATGATCTACATCAGTTACGCCGAAGCCGGCGAGCGTGATACCCGCGGTGCTGCGGTGGCGCGTGCCAGGCTGGTTACCGACGCCAAGGGCGGCGGCAAGCTGACCGGGCTGGAAGTGATCTGGCGCCAGGTCCCCAAGGTCAAGGGTGAGGGCCACTATGGCCACCGCATCGCGTTTGGTCCCGACGGTTACCTGTGGATCAGCTCCGGCGAGCGACAGAAGTTCGACCCCGCGCAGGACATGGCGTCCAACCTGGGCAAGGTGCTTCGGCTCAATGACGATGGGACTATCCCGGCCGACAACCCGTTTGCGGGCGACGGGAAAGTCGCATCACAGGTGTGGTCGCTGGGCCATCGCAATCCACTTGGAATCGCCTTCAACGCCAAGGGCGAGCTGTGGGAAATCGAGATGGGTCCGAAGGGTGGCGACGAGCTGAACCTGATCGAGCGCGGTGCGAACTACGGCTACCCGATCGTCTCCAACGGAGATCACTACGACGGCCGCCCGATTCCCGACCACGACACCCAACCGCAGTTCAACGCTCCCGCCATCAGCTGGACGCCGGTGATCTCGCCCAGCAGCCTGATCTTCTACAGCGGCGACCGCTTCCCTTCATGGAAGGGCAGCGCCTTTGCAAGCGGCCTGTCCTCACAGTCGCTGGTGCGGATCGCCTTTGACGGCGACAGGGCCAGCGAGGCGGAACGCTTCGACATGGGCGAGCGCATCCGCGCGGTGGCGCAGGGCCCCGACGGCGACCTGTACCTGCTCGAGGACGGCCCCAAAGGCCGGCTGCTGCGCCTGGCACCCCCGTCGACGGAGTGA
- a CDS encoding N-acetylmuramoyl-L-alanine amidase produces MRALQRIAAVLCLLVVSACATAPPRNPLADWHASPNHEPRRARMIVIHHTAMRSAEGALLVLQTRNSGGRVSAHYLIGEDGRRYQLVAEQERAWHAGSSRWAGMDDINSISIGIELDNDGNEPFSDAQIESLLVLLADLTDRLGIQPHLVVGHGDVAPTKKDDPSVHFPWQRVAQAGYGLWPRELRAPVPAGFDAWAALRLVGYDLRDPEAALAAFHRHFRGREDREWLEGDAELLYDLQLQLMELPSASGT; encoded by the coding sequence ATGAGAGCCCTGCAACGTATTGCTGCCGTGCTGTGCCTGCTTGTGGTCAGCGCCTGTGCCACCGCACCGCCGCGCAACCCGCTGGCCGACTGGCACGCCTCGCCCAATCATGAGCCCCGGCGTGCGCGCATGATCGTTATCCACCACACCGCGATGCGCAGCGCCGAGGGTGCGCTGCTGGTCCTGCAGACGCGCAACTCCGGCGGCCGGGTGAGCGCGCATTACCTGATCGGCGAGGATGGCCGCCGCTACCAACTGGTCGCCGAACAGGAGCGCGCCTGGCACGCCGGGTCCAGCCGCTGGGCCGGCATGGACGACATCAACTCGATCTCCATCGGCATCGAGCTCGACAACGACGGCAACGAGCCTTTCAGCGATGCGCAGATCGAGTCGCTGCTGGTGCTGCTGGCCGACCTCACCGACCGCCTGGGCATCCAGCCGCATCTGGTGGTGGGACATGGCGATGTCGCGCCGACCAAGAAAGACGACCCGAGCGTGCATTTTCCCTGGCAGCGCGTGGCGCAGGCCGGCTATGGCTTGTGGCCACGCGAGCTCCGCGCTCCGGTTCCGGCGGGATTCGATGCCTGGGCGGCGCTGCGCCTGGTCGGTTACGACCTGCGTGACCCCGAAGCAGCGCTGGCGGCATTCCATCGCCACTTCCGTGGCCGCGAGGACCGCGAGTGGCTCGAAGGGGATGCGGAGCTCCTTTACGACCTGCAGCTGCAATTGATGGAGTTGCCGTCGGCATCCGGAACGTAA
- a CDS encoding YfaZ family outer membrane protein yields MPKSFPLQLLLLASGVALALPAHAIDDDRFTLRIGAMNADAQSTLRGRTDIGGDSIGFSEDFDFGGKETVPRLEGQFRFSERNRLLFNYFNYNKDRRLTLDDDLDYDGNVIPAGSFAKSEVDFEVASVVYDFAVTETETFSWGLQLGAEYAKLEAKVVAEAGEETYRERESSDGFAPVIGTRFTWAPADAWRVVAQGQYLNASWGSFGDYRGDLSRANALVEYRFTRNFGIHVGYDWFKLDVDKRGSDGVLGLEQEFKGPIAGITLAF; encoded by the coding sequence ATGCCCAAAAGTTTTCCGCTGCAGTTGCTTCTGCTCGCCTCCGGCGTCGCCCTCGCCCTTCCCGCCCACGCCATTGACGACGATCGCTTCACCTTGCGGATCGGCGCGATGAACGCCGATGCCCAGAGCACGTTGCGCGGCCGCACGGATATTGGCGGCGACTCGATCGGTTTCAGCGAGGACTTCGATTTCGGCGGCAAGGAAACCGTGCCACGCCTGGAAGGCCAGTTCCGCTTCAGCGAGCGCAACCGCCTGCTGTTCAACTATTTCAACTACAACAAGGACCGCCGGCTCACGCTTGACGATGACCTCGACTACGACGGGAATGTGATTCCCGCCGGCAGCTTCGCCAAGAGCGAGGTGGATTTCGAGGTCGCGAGCGTCGTTTACGATTTCGCGGTAACCGAAACCGAGACATTCAGCTGGGGCCTGCAGCTGGGCGCGGAGTACGCCAAGCTGGAAGCCAAGGTCGTTGCCGAGGCAGGGGAGGAAACCTACCGCGAGCGCGAGAGCTCCGACGGTTTCGCTCCGGTCATCGGCACCCGGTTCACCTGGGCGCCTGCGGATGCGTGGCGCGTGGTGGCCCAGGGTCAGTACTTGAACGCGTCCTGGGGCAGCTTCGGCGACTACCGCGGCGACCTGAGCCGGGCCAATGCGCTGGTCGAATACCGCTTCACCCGGAACTTCGGCATCCACGTCGGCTATGACTGGTTCAAGCTGGACGTCGACAAGCGCGGCAGTGACGGCGTGCTCGGCCTGGAGCAGGAGTTCAAGGGACCGATTGCCGGAATCACGCTGGCGTTCTGA